The genomic window GGGACATTATACAATTAATAGAGACGATAATTATCTATAAATTTCCTAAAGTTAGTAGAAAGGAGATTGAGCAAATGTTAGGCTTAAGTGATTTAAAACAAACTAAAGTTTATCAAGAAGGCAAACAAGAAGGCAAACAAGAAGGTAAACTTGAGGCTGTACCCTTTATGCTCAGTTTAGGTGCAACAGTAGAGCAAATAGCAGAGCAACTAGGCTTAGACATTGAGCAAGTTAGACAAGTAGCTCAAAGCCAGCAATCACAGCAGCAAAAATAATCAATGGATTACAACAATTCTGTAATAGAAAACTGTCGTTGACGGTCTAATTCTTGCAGCTTTAATTTTTCGGTATAAAAAGCTTGATAATAAGACTGCCATTTTTCTGGTTCAGCTTCTGGATCAGTTGCTTCCCACAGTTCCAAAAAGTGCCGATAACGCTTTTCTCTTAGCACTCTTTCCATACAAGCGATCGCAGCTTGCACAACTTGGGGAGTACGCATGATCTCTTTCTTCCCTTTCTCGTTGAGATGAAACAGATGAGAGATGATTGCTATATCTTCAGATAATTCTAAATATCTGTCTTGCAAACTAGAGATTAAATCTACCTGTTCCCCCATTAACTCTAAAATCTCTTGCCACAACAATCGATGGTGAGAAAGGCTAAATTCTAAATCTCGCTCTTCTAAGGCTGCAACAATAGCTTGACGCTGTTCAGCGCAATGCAAGTAAATCCCTAGTAACAAGGCTTCTGCTTGTTCTAGAAGGCTGCGGTCTTTGGGAATTAGGGATTGAGGACTGGGGACTAGAGAAAGTTTTCCCCCATTTCCCGTTCTTTTGATAGCTACAGGCTGAGAATATTTAGCCGTCGATGGAGTGATTTGAGTTAATAGATTTTCGACTCTTAGGGGTATAAGCCTCACATCACCTAAGCTGAGGATTTCTGCACAGTGAGAAACATAATAGTTACGGGTGTCACCGTTAACTATATTTTTAAGTAGCTTTACAATTTGTTGTGTAACTTGTTGAAAATCTGTAGCCTGTTTTAAGTTACGGTCTTGGATAATTTGCTGAATCTGCCAATCTATCCACAGAGGCGCATTGACTAATAATTGTTCATAATCTTCTCGGCTATGGGAACGTAAATACTCATCAGCATCTTTACCGTCGGGAATATTGAGAATTTTCAGCTGAACTTCACCCTTATAAGCTAAATCAGCGATTTCCCCAATGGCTCGTTCCGCAGCATTTGTTCCCGCCTTATCAGCATCAAAATTGAGTACCAATTGTTTCGAGTCAGTGTAGCGCAATATCAGCCTGACTTGTTCCAAACTCAACGCCGTACCGAGGGAGGCAACAGCATTATTAATACCAGAAGCGTGGAGAGCGATCGCATCAAAATATCCCTCCACTACCACCGCTTGATCAAGTTGGGAAATCCCAGGTTTGGCTTGATCTAAAGCAAATAAAGTTCTCCCCTTATTAAATAATTCTGTTTCTGGGGAATTTAAATATTTGGGTTGTTCATCACTCAAAGTTCTACCACCAAAGGCAATCACTCGCCCTTGCACATCACGAATCGGAATCATCAGGCGATCGCGGAATACATCATAATACCCGCCACCTTCCTTGCGGGGTTTAATCAAACCTGCCTTTTCCACCAACTGCACGGGATAGTGCTTATCTTCTACCAAATAGCGGTGGAGAGTTTCCCAACCGGGAGGGGCATAACCCAAGCCAAACTGCTGGATTGTAGCTTCATTAAACAGGCGATCGCTGCGTAAATACTTGAGTGCCGATTGTCCTTGAGATTGACGCAAGGCGTGTTGATAAAACTGTGCAGATGAAGCCAGAACCTCATACAACTGTTCCCGCAAAGATATCTGACGCTGTAACTCTTGGCGTTGTTCTGGTTCTAAAGTTTTGACAGGCACTTGGTAACGCCGTGCTAAATCTAACACCACCTCAGAAAAGGACTGCTTACCCAAATCCATCAAAAACTTAATTGCATTACCCCCAGCTTGACAGCCAAAGCAATAATACATTTGCTTAGTTTGGCTGACAGTGAAACTAGGACTTTTTTCATCGTGGAAAGGACACAACCCGACAAAATCCTTACCACGCTTGCGTAACACCACATATTCTGATACAACATCGACAATATCAGCACGATGTTTAATTTCTTCAATTGTGTCTGGGTGTAGGCGCGGAATTTGCATATTAGTTAATGGTCATTAGTCATTAGTGAATAGTTTTTCTCCTCTGCCCCCTGCCCCCTGCTTCTTCCCCAACTTGGGAGAAATAGCAAAATATCAATGATTAATCACGTCTGATGGATATTATATTGTTGTTGCCAAATGAAGAATATTGTATAGAATTGCTAGTCTTAATTTTATTCAGAGGAATTACGGTAAATGGGGCGTATTTTTATTTCAGCAGCCCACGGAGGCCAAGAAGGAGGAAGGCTAGATCCAGGATCGATCGCTGGTGGGACGACAGAAGCTAGAGAAATGATTTTGCTGCGAGATTTGATTGTAACAGAACTGCGATCGCGGAGTTTTGAAGTATTAGCTGTTCCTGATGATCTCAGTGCTGCGGGTACTATTGGCTGGATTAATTCTCGCGTGCGTCGCGGTGATGTGGCTCTAGAAATCCATGCTGATTCTGCCAGTAGTCCAGTTGTACGGGGGGCTAGTGTGTTTCACATTGCCAATAACAATGAGCGCAAGAATAATGGCGAACTGCTACTAGTGGGACTATTGCGTCGTGTTCCCCAACTGCCAAACCGAGGTGTAAAACCAGATACCGAGAGTGGTTTAGGGAGTTTAGCCTTTTGTCGGCAAATTGCGATCGCCTCTTTATTAATGCAAGTAGGGTTTATCAGCAGTCCAGAGGATCGGGCTTTGCTACAAAATCGCCGCCGAGATTTCGCTTTGGGCATTGCCGACGGGCTAGCATCTTGGAGTCGTGTTATTGACCCCACCCCAGGCACTCCCCCAGATCCAGTTTATCCCCCAATCAACATCAACATCAATGGGCAAACCTATGCAGAACAAGGTATTTTAGTCAATGGTAATGCTTATATTCCCATTGATTTAGTAGATCGGCTGCGGATTGACTTGTCAAAATCACCCAATGTCAATCGGATTACCTATCGTAAAGTGGTCTATCTCAAAGCTGTGGAATTGCGCGATTTTAATATTGCAGTTGGTTGGGAAGCAAGCACTCGGACTGTCACTTTGCGCTCAAATTTGGTAATTTGCCCTGGTCAATTTGACAAAATTATGGCGCATGGCAACACTTCAGAAATTGAGTTGCAACTCTTTTTAAGAAATAATAATGAAAATGCCCTCAACAAGTTTCCTGATATACCCAAACTCTATCGAGAAGAAGGAGCTTTAGAAGGAGTTAATTATGACATCGCCTTCTGTCAGATGTGTCTAGAAACAGGATTTTTGCGCTTTGGCGGAGACTTAAGACCTGAGCAAAATAACTTTGCGGGTTTAGGATCTATTGGTGGTGGTGCTGAAGCCGCCTCTTTTCCTAGTGCCAGAATTGGAGTCAGGGCGCACATTCAACACCTCAAAGCCTACGCCAGTCTAGAACCTCTAGTGAATGAAGTTGTAGACCCCCGTTTTCGTTTTGTTACCCGTGGCGTAGCCCCACTCATTGAACAACTCTCAGGACGCTGGTCAGCAGATTTAGAGTACGGGACAAAAATCACCGCCATGCTCAAACGCCTATATGATTCAGCCGGATTTTTAAACGCTAATAGAGTTTAGAGATCGGGTAGTGAGAAAGTAAGGGAGTGAAGTCCCTAACTAATGACTCAGCACTCAGCACTCACTACTCAGCACTCAGCACTCAGCACTCAGCACTCAGCACTCAGCACTCAGCACTCACTACTCAGCACTCACTACTCAAAGCGCATCTATAAACTGCTTCACCTTGTCTTGGATAGTCGGGTCTGCGATTTGCTCTGCTAATTGCTGGGCATTTTGATAACAAACTCGCGCTAAACTTTTACGTTTTGTTTTGGCGTAAAGGCTACCCATGTTGAGCAAAGTAGCAATTTCACCAACAGAATCACCCTGTTGTTGATAAATCTCCACAGCTTGCCTGTAGAATTTTAGGGCTTTGCGGTGAATATCTAGGTGGTTGTAGATATAACCAATATTATTGAGGGTATTGGCCTCGCCGGAGCGATCGCCCATAGCACGACGTGATAAAAGCACTTGATGATAGAGCAATAGTGCTTGTTTGGGTTGTCCTATATCTATATAAATAGAAGCAATATTGTTTAAGGTAATTGCTTCACCAACAGTATTCTTCGTAGCCTTTTGAATTGGTAGTGCTGCTTGCAGAAATTCTAGAGCTTTTTCTTGATCACCTAAAATACTGTAGGCAAATCCAATGCCATTGAGGGTTGTCGCTTCACCAGAAAAGTCTCCCAGTAATCGACGCATTGCTAAAATTTGGTTTTGTAGCAATAAAGCTCGTTTTGGTTCGCCTAATCTGATATGAATCAGCGCGACATCATTGAGAGTGGAAACTTCCCCTAGGGTGTCTTGCAGTTCCCGAAAAATTTGCGCGGCTTTCTCTAGATACTCCAAAGCCTGGGAAAGTTTTCCTATGCGACTATAAGTAGAACCTACATTGCTGAGTGCTGTTGCTTCTGCTTGCAAGTTACCAAGCTCAACGGCGACAGCTAAAGCCTGCTTGAAAGAATCTAATGCTTGTTGCATTTGACAACAACCCAGATAAGCTAAACCAATGTCATTTAATGTATGTCCTTCTCTAGCTCGATCTGAAATGGCTCTAGCTAACTGTAAATTTTTCTGGACTAAATCAAGATATTCTTGAAATTTTCCCTGCTTATAGTAGCTATTGGCTGTATCACGACGTTCTTCCCACTCTTTGGCTTGATTGCAAGATTGCGTCATTTGACCTCAGTTGCACTGCAAATAAATTGGCGGGTTCTTCTTGGACTTCTGGCTAGTTGCCCAAGTTAAGTTTAGGTTAACCTTTATTTTCTACCTTTAGGTACAAGACGTAAAGAAGTAGGTGTGGTATGTTTAACTCGCTATCAGCAGTATTAGTTAAGCTGTCTTAAAAAACCGAATGATTTCGCGGACATGATCCAAAAATTGCCCATCGGTGGAAAGTTGCGCGATCGCATTGCGTGCTTCCCTAGCTAATCTTTCATGTTCGGTTTGATTGGTAGCCCGGAATTCTTCTAAGTTAGCGGACATTCTAGCTAGGTCTTTACGCGTTTCATCAGCAAAGCGTTGTTGAGTCGCTGGTAAGGAATAAGGTTGTTCTGGGTTGAGTTGGTCTTCTAAAACTTGGACTTTTTGCTCTAATTCGTAGAAGCGATTGCGGAGTTCAAAAATATCTTCACGGGGATATTTCCATTCTTGGCTAATCATCGTTAGTCTTGCGTATAAATATTCATAAGCGCGAATAGCTGGACGCAAGATAGTTAATAACAAAGCCGCACCAGAACTGATATAACCTACCGCACTGATACCCGTGGCGGCGAGGGTATAAAGACCAATAGTTGAAAACAAGTGTAAAGCTAAAGCAGCCCAGAGCGATCGCTTGGCTAAAATCCTGACATACTTAACTTGTCTTTCGTCTACAGGTATTTCTTTTTCAATTGACTGTGCGGCTTCCGCTAAAACTTGCTTGGCTTGAAAATGGATATTCCAGGGGACAGTAACAATCACCAACAACCACCAAAAACTTGCACCCCCAATAACCCAATCAAGAAAGTTACCGGCTGGGACATGAAACCATTGCAGCACGCCAAAACCTAGCAGCACTACAGCCACAATCCCGACAATCGAACTAATAAAAAAATTGAAATACATATATAACCCTGATCTTGGTGAAACTATCACCTCAATCATGGCTAGGCTATGGCATTTCTACGGATAAGTTTGTGATGCTTTTTCTAGCTGCATACATTATCTATGGGATTAAATAGCTACGCCAAACTGTTTGATTATCTTGACTAGTCTTACTCCGTGACAGCAATCGCCAAGTTTTACCTTCTTGTTGAATCTGTAAGTAAACTTCAAACGGTTGTTGCAGTTTTGTCAACTGTCTCTTGGGTAACTGAAAAATTAAGTCGTAGTTTCCCCGCACTCGAAAAGCAGGCAAATTTTCAATCGTCAGGGGTTCTTCCTGGCGAATTTTCAGGTGTTTAATTTCAAACCCTTGGAACTTGAGATCCAACTGCTGATTGAGTTGCTGTTGGGTTTGTTCTAGCTGGAGTGCGATCGCTTTCTGCACTAACTCACTAGTTGGTAACAATCCAATATTGCCACAACCCACCAATAGCATCAGCAAAACCACTGTTACAACGAACCGCACCATGTTACTTCTGATAGAGTTTCAGCGATAGTATAGCGGGAGATACCTAAAACTCCCTAATATACTATGTCATCACAAACGATTGGTCTTGATCAACAACTTTATACCTACTTGCTGGCTAATTCTGTGCGAGAACCAGAAATTCTCCAGAAATTACGCGAAGAAACAGCTAATCATCCCCACGCTGTTATGCAGATTTCTCCAGAACAGGGACAATTTATGAGCCTGCTAGTGCAGTTAATGGGCGCAAAAAAAACCTTAGAAATAGGCGTATTTACTGGCTACAGTTCCCTTTCTGTCGCCTTGTCGTTACCGACTGATGGCCAGTTAATTGCTTGTGATGTCAGTGAGGAATTTACAGCCATTGCCAAGCGTTATTGGCAAGCAGCAGGAGTTGCAGACAAAATTGACTTGCGATTAGCACCAGCACTGGAAACTTTAGATACCCTATTAGCAGAAGGACAAACAGCAACATTTGATTTTGCTTTTATTGATGCAGATAAACAAAATTACCTCAATTATTACGAACGCGCTTTGCAATTAATCCGTCCTGGTGGATTAATCGCCATTGATAATGTTTTATGGTCTGGAAACGTTGCCAATCCGCAAATCCAAAACCCTAATACCCAAGCTATCCGTAACTTCAATCAAAAGTTATATGATGATGAACGTGTAACAATTTCTCTTGTGCCAATTGGAGATGGGCTAACTTTAGCACTCAAGCGCAGTTAATATCGAATGTAATGATTTTGCAGGTTTGTAGTAAGAACTTTAGTTCTTAAAAAATCAGAAAGCGAGGTGCTTATCACAAACTTGTTTAATAATATATGCCAAATGTGCAATTGCACTATAAATCTATAACTAAAGTAAGATATTTAGTCTCTCTCAATAGCAGTATTTTTATAAGGCTTCAGTCTTACCAAAATCTCATGAAGTCTTGTTGAGCGATCGCCAAGTTATAAAAAATTCTAGTCGTCTGAATTAAGCAAATTTAACTTAATTAGTATTATAGGAAGAAACTTTAATGGTAAAATTATTTTCCAGGATTCAAAATAAAATATTAAGAAATCTGATAAGATTTCCTTTAATGAAATATCATGCTGATATTGCTTATCAAACAGATATAAAAGAACATTTTCCATGTTTACCAGTTCTTTCAAGCTCAGACTTAAATATAGTCAAAGCTATAAAAACGCAAGGTATAGCAATTACTTCCTTAGAGGAATTAGGTGTTCTATCTAATCCCAAAATGCTAACATCAGCACAAAAATTATTACCAAGTATTAAATCTAATATTGCTGTCCAAAAAAATGGATTTGTGGTTCATGCTAACGCCCAACAAATGATTGATTATCCAGAAATCTTCTTGTGGGGATTAGAACAACGATTATTAAATATTATTGAAAATTATCTTGGGTTGCCAGTAGCCTATCATGGGGCATATTTCCGTAGAGATATTGCTAATCAGTTAGAAACAGGATCAAGACTTTGGCATATAGATACAGAAGACCGACAAGTTATAAAAATAATAGTTTATATCAATGATGTTGATGAAGAGACAGGGCCATTTCAATACTTGCCTCAATCTTTAACAACAGAAGTAGCTAAATCTTTAAATTACACATCTGGCTATCTTACAGATAAAACCATGCAAAAAGTGATATCTCCGAAACAATATCAATCATGTGTAGGGTCTGCTGGTACAGTGATTTTCGCAGCCACTGGCAGTATTTTTCATCGCGGTAAACCACCAAGCAATTCAGATAGATTTGCCATTTTCTTTGATTACACTTCTCATAGAAAAAAATATTTATACTATAATACTTCTCCTTTAACTAATGAGTTTTTAGTCAAATTTTATAACCATCTTTCAGAACAACAAAAAAAATATATTTATTGGCAATAAAAAAGGAATTGGGAATTGGGCATTAGAAAAAATTATCCCCAATCCCCAATCCCCATTCCCCTCATTCACTCATCACAGAGGCGCAAGCTTGCGCTGCTTGCCATAGTTTCTGTATAAATAGTTCTGTGCGTGAAGCAAAGCTGTCGCCCTTAGGCGAATCGCTAATTACGGTCACAAACACACCGTCTGCATCCGCAGAACCATCTGATAGCCAAGAACCCCGCAGGGTAATTTCCACATACTCAGCATCACCAGTTGACACATCAATAATTTGACTGTCAGCAAATCTGGCTTCAGCCTTGAGTGCTTCGATTCCTGGCAAATCCGCAGGTAACAAAAAGGAAGCAGTGCTGGGTTCAACGCATAAACTGTGACCAACCCGTAGTGCTAAAATTACTCTTTTTTGTACCCATTCCTCTAGCGATAAAGCCAGATATTCCAAATAAAAACTGCTTTCGGTGTAAGTTAATTTCAGCATTCCTTATGCTCTCCTGCTATTCCAGGTTTGCTTGCACATCTATCCAAAATTTTGTGGCACTTTCTCGCCAAGTTTCACTAAATGCAAAGGCTACGGCCGGGTGAACTGGTATTTTTGGTTTAGTACGCAACTGCATACCCACCTCAACCGGGGTGTGGTCTCGTTTTTGAGAGTTACATCTTTCACACTCTAATACTGGTATTGCGTCCACCGCTTCACTCCTTAATAAAAAACCCCCGCTTCTGATTTAGATGAGGCGGGGGTAAAATTTGACCATCATGTTGTTTGGTCTTACCTTGGTACAGCATTTCTCTGTCTGTACCTCCCGCTTCTTACATCTAGTTGTCGTTTGGCATTCAGCCCATCAATACTGAAATATCTAAAATCATGATTTTCCTCTGTGATTTGCTCTTGCTGGTGGCTACCATCGCCCATAAATAAATACTCCACTCCCACAGCACCTGATTCCCAACTAATGCGATAGTTGGTTGCGCTCCAGAAAGTAGAGATGGGGTAAATGGCTTTCACAGAAAATTTCACCTATTGAACATTCCTTTAAACATACTACACTTGTATTACTATCCTGTCCATACTTTAAAGGAGAAAAGTCATGCACACAATTACTCGCACCCCAACTACCGATATGGAAGTTACTAGCATCCGCTTGGAGCGAGAACTTAAGGAGAAACTCAAAGAAATTGCCGGGAATCAGGGTTATCAAGCCCTCATCCGCGATATTCTCTGGAATTATGTACAGCAAAAATCTGGCGAGTGGAAACCGCGATTTTCACGAGCCGATATTCGCGCTAGTATAGCCGCCACAGCTCAACAAGAAGAACGTTGTGTACTCACAGGTCAACTCATTCAACCCCAACAAGCCATGTTATTAGGACTAACCAGAAACGGCGATATGGTTCCTCTCGCTGTCGAGAGTCTAGCAGGATAGTTTGCTATGCAGGTGAATACAGCTTAGTTGCTGCTTGATAAGCTACTAGGTTGTATTCATCACCTTCTCATCAGAAAATTTCTATGTTGATTGCTTGACAAATAAATATTTTTAATTTAATAAATTAAACACTATGTCAACTAAGCATTAAAGTATTTCCTGTCTTCACCCAGAAATTTTGGGTTTTTGAATTGCTCTATAAGTTTTTCTATAAGTAATATTACTTAAGCATTTGCGTCCCCACAGTAGTAATGCGGTGATTATATATGAAGTGCTGGTTTGAAATCCAGAGAAATCACGGTTTATGTATAGTTCCCAACAAGGTATGGTAAGGCAAAAGTTATTAATTGGTACTACACCATTTCCCTAAACATAAGTTAAATTAAGTATTCTCGAAAGTTTTGAGTATTTTTATGGTCATGTATAAATTAGCCTAATATACTGATAATTTGGTCATCTACAAAATAAAGGGGCTATAACAGAATGATAGAAAATCTTCAAGTAAGATTTGCCATCCATCCTGTATAGCCACACAACGAACGGTGAATAATATGCCAAAAAGTTGGGTGCAAGCAAATGGGGTCATTATTCAAGCACAAATCAGGAATGAAAAAGCATTTACTAGTGTTACCACAACGCCCCGATGACCCAGAGAGACTCAAACCATACCCAGTCAAACTGATGCAGCATCAGGAAGAAACAGCCCACAAGTTGGCGCAAAAGATTAATCACATCATTACTAGCAGTCAATCGACAGCATTGATGCTGCCAGAAATTGCCAAATTGATAGGCATAGCTACTAATGTAGATTGTTGCTGCTTAGTTACGGTGAAGAGTGAGGACTCAACCGAAGCAACAACAGCTAGTTGGTGTTCTGATGAATATCTAGGAATGCCCCAGCCAGATGAACTATTCTCTGTTGAACAGTTAGTGCTGCAATGTGCTACTGAACCCTTCACGATTGAGGATATTGCCACAATTCGTCATAGTTTAGTGATTGGGTGTCAACAGTTACCATTACCTATCAAATCGGTGTTAGCGATTCCTACTCGCTTTGGTGGGAAAAATAATGGTGTAATAAATCTGATCCAATTCCAATCCTATAATTGGGGGAATTCAGAAAAAGAAATACTCAACACGATCGCCTCATCCTGTGCGATCGCTTTTTCTCAAGTCACCCAAGCACAGTTAATTTCCACCCAGCAGCAATATCTACAAAAAAGTAATCAGCATCAAAGCCTGATCAAGCAATTAACTATACTAAGTCGGAGTAACTTGGAGTTAAATCAAATGCTCCAACTCGCCATAGCATCTACTGCTGAATCTTTACAAGCAGACAGGGGTTTATTAATCCTCCTCAAATATACAGATCCATTATTTAGAACTCGCACTAAAAAACAAATTCCCCAAGCTAAAGCCGAAGTTGCTGGTGAATGGTGTAGGGACAATCCCTGTCAACCAGAATCTTTAAATCAATCTTTTGCTTTGGCAGATTGTGCTTTGTGTCAGCGAGCTTTTCTGGAGGGGGGAAAACCACTGATCATCAATGACTATACAGAATTACAAGATACTACAACGGTTGCCCCATTATTTGCCATTACAGAATTGCCAGCCGTGCTGTTAATGCCATTAGAAAATCAAGGTAGAATCTTAGGTTTTATAGTGCTACAACAAGCAGTGCCTCGTGAGTGGCAACTAGCAGAATTAAATCTAGTAGAAATGGTCTGCGCTCAAGTCAGCAACGCCATTATTCAGTCAAAAACCCTACGACAAGTCCAGACTTTAGTGGATGAGCGTACCGCCAAACTTCAAAGCAGCCTGGAACTACAAGCTAAACTGCACGAAAGAACACGGCAATATGTAGACCAATTGCGGGAGTTAAACCAGCTCAAAGACGAATTTATGAGCAACATTAGCGATCGCCTGCGCTACCCCCTGACAAATATGATGATGTCTATCAAGAACTTACGTCTACCAGGGATTACCGCCGAACGTCAAGGCAGATACTTGGAGATTCTCGAACAAGAATGTTCTAAAGAAATCAACTTGATTAATGACTTGCTGACTCTGCAAAAACTAGAGACGCAGCAAGAACCGCCACGCTATGAAAATATTCATGTCAATACGAAAATCCAAGAACTCAGGAGTTCTTTAACTGCAAAACTAGTAGAAAAAGGCTTAAGTATAAATTTAGACATACCAGAGAAACCGTTAAAACTCCAAACAGAACTAGAGAGTTTTGACAGAATTCTGCATGAGTTATTAAATAATGCGTATACATACTCAGAGAGGGATACAGTTATTCACCTGCACGCCAGTCACCAAGTTAATCAGTTAGTAGATCAAGTTATGATCAAAGTGACTAACACAGGACGTGGCATCTCCCAAGAAGAGGCGACCTATATCTTTGATAGGTTTCGTCGCGGTAGAGGAGGTCGTTGGACACCAGGTACTGGCTTAGGACTCGCTTTAGTGAAATCCTTAGTGCAGCATTTAAATGGAGCGATCGCAGTTGAAAGTACACCAATACCTGATTCTCAACTGAGCGAAATCTGTTTCACCCTGACTCTGCCCCAGTTTTCTGACGACAGCAAACCATATTCTGAAAGTGACTAACCAACAAAAAACCACAGAAGACTTTGAACTCGATCCCAATCTCGACCCTGAATTGGGTTTGGTTGCGGATACAGCTAATTTACCCCCAGTCGATGTCCAAATCGCCAAAGTTGCCGAGCGACAACGACAAATTACGGCTAAAGTTCAAATTCCCCATCCAGTAGAACGAGTCTGGAAGGTGTTAACAGATTATGAAGCCTTGACTGAATTCATTCCCAACCTAGCCAAAAGCAGTCTTTTAAAGCATCCTAACGGTGGAATTCGACTCGAACAAATCGGCTCTCAGCGTTTACTCAATTTCAACTTTTGCGCCCGCGTAGTTCTAGACTTGGAAGAATCTTTCCCCAAAGAAATCAACTTCCAAATGGTCGAGGGAGATTTTAAAGGCTTTTCTGGTTATTGGTGTTTAGAACCTTATGTCCTGAATGAACTAATCGGCACTAATCTCTGCTACAGCATCCAAATATGGCCAAAATTGACTATGCCGGTGACAATTATTGAACGTCGTCTCAGCAATGATCTCAAATCTAATTTGCTGGCGATTTACCAGCGAGTCAATTACCTAGCAAATCAACAGTAACTATCGTACCTATGCTGAGAACCTCCGGCTTTTAGCCGGGGAATGAAAGCTATCCGCCTGAAATATCCAAGCATTTTAGTTTTACTAGATTTCGGGTAAAATCTCACTCATGATGTTGGTGAAAAACCCATAACAAAAAAACATCATGAGTTAATTAAAAGTAGCCGCACAGCCAAGTAATTGGTCGAGGCGAGTAGGACTGTTTGAGCCAGTCAAAGACCGGAAGGGCAGAACAAACATTGCGTAGTCTGCTTATAGCAGGCGTAGCAATATCAGTTCGGAATCCTGGTTTTTCAAAGCCAGGAGAGTTCAAAAAGACTAAGTTCCTACAGAAATCTATCTGTAGGAACTAATTCTTAAAATATAGGTGAGACTTTTTAGTCTCCTTTAATTTAATCAGTACCCCCAGGGGAATTCGAATCCCCGTTACCTCCGTGAAAGGGAGGTGTCCTAGGCCTCTAGACGATGGGGGCATCAACCTCAGACCTTTTATAAATTAACGGATTTTTCAGAGAATGTCAAGACATTAGGCGAAAAAAATTTTTAAGTTCGTAGTAAGGACTTTAGTCCTTCTTTTTTCAGCACTTTAGCCTACCCTGTTAGACAATTAACCCTAAACTCTTTTTCCTCTAGTACACAGTGAACATCTTTCATCAAGCAGATTACTCACATCTATCAACAGATGTATTCTGTTTAGTGTTTAATACTCAGAAAGTTATGCCAATCATTGGCGAATTGTCACACTCGGTCGCCAATATAGCGAGAAATAGAGTATTGTGAAAAACTACGTATGAAAAAAACTCTGAAGTTCACAAAGGATAAATGGTCTAATGTTGTACCCTGTAAAGGGAATATTCATTATTCTTTACAAAAGATTTTGAAATACATCGCTCAAAATCCATAGCATGGAAGCATCTTTTGAAGTCACCCTACAGATGGTGATCACTGTCGTTGCAGGTATTAGCGCGCAAGTATTGGCGGCATATTTTCGTGTACCCAGCATCGTCCTATTACTCGTAGTGGGCATTTTCCTGGGTTCTGATGGGATTGGTCTT from Nostoc sp. UHCC 0870 includes these protein-coding regions:
- a CDS encoding alr0857 family protein; translated protein: MLKLTYTESSFYLEYLALSLEEWVQKRVILALRVGHSLCVEPSTASFLLPADLPGIEALKAEARFADSQIIDVSTGDAEYVEITLRGSWLSDGSADADGVFVTVISDSPKGDSFASRTELFIQKLWQAAQACASVMSE
- a CDS encoding ribbon-helix-helix domain-containing protein, which produces MHTITRTPTTDMEVTSIRLERELKEKLKEIAGNQGYQALIRDILWNYVQQKSGEWKPRFSRADIRASIAATAQQEERCVLTGQLIQPQQAMLLGLTRNGDMVPLAVESLAG
- a CDS encoding GAF domain-containing sensor histidine kinase: MKKHLLVLPQRPDDPERLKPYPVKLMQHQEETAHKLAQKINHIITSSQSTALMLPEIAKLIGIATNVDCCCLVTVKSEDSTEATTASWCSDEYLGMPQPDELFSVEQLVLQCATEPFTIEDIATIRHSLVIGCQQLPLPIKSVLAIPTRFGGKNNGVINLIQFQSYNWGNSEKEILNTIASSCAIAFSQVTQAQLISTQQQYLQKSNQHQSLIKQLTILSRSNLELNQMLQLAIASTAESLQADRGLLILLKYTDPLFRTRTKKQIPQAKAEVAGEWCRDNPCQPESLNQSFALADCALCQRAFLEGGKPLIINDYTELQDTTTVAPLFAITELPAVLLMPLENQGRILGFIVLQQAVPREWQLAELNLVEMVCAQVSNAIIQSKTLRQVQTLVDERTAKLQSSLELQAKLHERTRQYVDQLRELNQLKDEFMSNISDRLRYPLTNMMMSIKNLRLPGITAERQGRYLEILEQECSKEINLINDLLTLQKLETQQEPPRYENIHVNTKIQELRSSLTAKLVEKGLSINLDIPEKPLKLQTELESFDRILHELLNNAYTYSERDTVIHLHASHQVNQLVDQVMIKVTNTGRGISQEEATYIFDRFRRGRGGRWTPGTGLGLALVKSLVQHLNGAIAVESTPIPDSQLSEICFTLTLPQFSDDSKPYSESD
- a CDS encoding SRPBCC family protein, whose translation is MTNQQKTTEDFELDPNLDPELGLVADTANLPPVDVQIAKVAERQRQITAKVQIPHPVERVWKVLTDYEALTEFIPNLAKSSLLKHPNGGIRLEQIGSQRLLNFNFCARVVLDLEESFPKEINFQMVEGDFKGFSGYWCLEPYVLNELIGTNLCYSIQIWPKLTMPVTIIERRLSNDLKSNLLAIYQRVNYLANQQ